In one Caloranaerobacter sp. TR13 genomic region, the following are encoded:
- the cobC gene encoding alpha-ribazole phosphatase, with protein MRLILIRHGETQANVERIYSGWTDFPLTEKGKQQINSILDILSKANIDILYSSPLSRALVTAEIISKHIGKKIYVSEKLKEMNFGIFEGKSYIEISETHHLEWERWINDNIKYRIPNGESLTDMYNRVTQFIDGLKDKTGTFLLVTHAGVIRIVITYLLNLNIDKMWHFKILPGCLVEILYENDFGILTRLI; from the coding sequence TTGAGATTAATCTTGATAAGACATGGAGAAACACAGGCGAATGTAGAGAGGATATATAGTGGTTGGACTGATTTTCCACTAACAGAGAAAGGAAAACAGCAAATTAACAGTATATTGGATATTTTAAGTAAAGCAAATATTGATATTTTATATTCTAGTCCGCTATCTAGAGCTTTAGTTACAGCTGAGATTATATCAAAGCACATAGGTAAAAAAATTTATGTTAGTGAAAAGTTAAAGGAAATGAATTTCGGTATTTTTGAAGGGAAATCTTATATAGAAATATCAGAAACTCATCATCTAGAATGGGAGAGGTGGATAAACGATAATATCAAATACAGGATACCTAATGGTGAGAGTTTAACAGATATGTATAATAGAGTTACTCAGTTTATAGATGGATTAAAAGACAAAACTGGAACTTTTCTTTTGGTTACTCATGCAGGAGTAATCAGAATTGTGATTACTTATCTTTTAAACCTAAACATTGATAAAATGTGGCATTTTAAGATACTGCCTGGGTGTTTAGTTGAGATATTGTATGAAAATGATTTTGGCATATTAACGAGGTTGATTTAG
- a CDS encoding ECF transporter S component produces the protein MNTTKSAKQNNKTIKIVYCGILIALSAVGALIKIQGSIAFDSMPGFFAALFLGPSYGALVAGLGHILTAVTSGFPLTLPMHIIIALEMALFGYLFGVFYRKFNYAIAIILAIILNGPIGALVAAFASVLLGLPFNGLKLFYAVIIPLTLASVANIVLAYLAFKAINRNKLRVQNESKKI, from the coding sequence ATGAATACAACTAAATCAGCTAAGCAAAATAATAAAACTATAAAAATAGTATATTGTGGGATACTTATTGCACTTTCAGCAGTAGGGGCATTGATTAAAATACAGGGAAGTATAGCATTTGACTCAATGCCTGGATTTTTTGCCGCACTGTTTTTAGGGCCAAGCTATGGGGCTTTAGTAGCAGGATTAGGACATATACTTACAGCCGTTACTAGTGGGTTTCCTTTAACACTTCCAATGCATATTATAATAGCTTTAGAAATGGCATTATTCGGTTATTTGTTTGGAGTATTTTATAGAAAATTTAATTATGCAATAGCTATAATACTAGCAATTATTTTAAATGGTCCTATTGGGGCACTTGTTGCAGCATTTGCTTCAGTATTACTTGGATTACCTTTTAATGGCTTAAAGTTATTTTATGCTGTAATTATACCTCTTACATTAGCATCAGTTGCAAATATTGTATTAGCTTATTTAGCTTTTAAAGCAATAAATAGGAATAAGTTGAGGGTACAAAATGAAAGTAAGAAAATTTAG